Proteins encoded together in one Lathyrus oleraceus cultivar Zhongwan6 chromosome 5, CAAS_Psat_ZW6_1.0, whole genome shotgun sequence window:
- the LOC127080557 gene encoding peroxidase P7, with product MAPLNYSRLTMIMSMTLFLLIILGSVNAQLSTSFYSTSCPKLSSTVQSTMQSAISKEARIGASILRLFFHDCFVNGCDGSILLDDTSSFTGEKNANPNRNSARGFEVIDNIKTAVENVCPGVVSCADILAIAAADSVAILGGPSWNVKLGRRDAKTASQSAANTAIPAPTSNLNTLTSMFSAVGLSTKDLVTLSGGHTIGQARCTTFRTRIYNETNIDTSFATTRQSNCPNAAGSGDNNLAPLDLQTPISFDNNYFKNLVQNKGLLHSDQQLFNGGSTDSIVSGYSTNPSSFSSDFAAAMIKMGDISPLTGSNGEIRKNCRTTN from the exons ATGGCTCCTTTAAATTATTCTAGATTAACCATGATCATGAGTATGACTCTCTTTCTTCTCATCATACTAGGGAGTGTCAATGCACAACTTTCTACAAGTTTTTACTCAACTTCTTGTCCTAAACTATCTTCTACCGTGCAATCCACAATGCAATCTGCCATATCAAAAGAGGCTCGGATCGGTGCTTCCATTCTTCGGTTGTTCTTCCACGATTGCTTTGTCAAT GGATGCGATGGATCAATTCTATTGGACGACACATCAAGTTTTACCGGGGAGAAGAACGCTAACCCTAATAGAAACTCTGCTCGTGGATTCGAAGTTATCGATAACATAAAAACAGCCGTAGAGAACGTATGTCCTGGAGTTGTATCTTGCGCTGATATTCTTGCCATTGCTGCTGCAGACTCTGTCGCAATT CTTGGAGGTCCGTCGTGGAATGTAAAACTCGGAAGAAGAGACGCAAAGACGGCCAGTCAGTCTGCTGCTAATACAGCCATCCCAGCACCAACTTCCAACCTTAACACACTTACCTCAATGTTTAGTGCCGTTGGTCTTTCCACCAAGGACTTAGTCACATTGTCAG GTGGTCACACAATTGGACAAGCAAGATGCACAACTTTTAGGACAAGAATCTACAACGAGACAAACATCGATACTTCTTTTGCTACTACGAGACAATCAAATTGTCCAAATGCAGCAGGCTCTGGGGATAACAATTTGGCACCCCTTGATCTTCAGACTCCCATTTCTTTTGACAACAACTACTTCAAGAATCTTGTTCAGAACAAAGGTCTTCTCCATTCTGATCAACAGCTTTTCAATGGCGGGTCTACCGATTCTATAGTGAGTGGATATAGTACTAATCCAAGCTCTTTTTCATCTGATTTTGCTGCTGCTATGATCAAGATGGGGGACATAAGTCCTCTTACAGGATCCAATGGAGAGATTAGGAAGAATTGTAGAACAACCAACTAA